In the genome of Juglans microcarpa x Juglans regia isolate MS1-56 chromosome 6S, Jm3101_v1.0, whole genome shotgun sequence, the window AGTTCCAGAACAGTTTCTCAACAGTGATCTAATCAACCAGTGCAACATTAGACAGGTCATTCATACTGCCATATATACACgaagaaattaattatataggaACTAACGCTCATAACAAATGAACATGATTCGATATAGTTACTTTGCAACCCTCACTTTGTTCCAGAACAATTTTATCATCAGTGTTATAAGAGTAATGTATCATCTTCCAATGTCATTGTTGTAAGACAATACTAATaagcaattttatttttggaaaaacaagaGTTCCtgaaaattgtttataaatagaACTATTACTCCTTGAGTTACATAATCTAGGATGATTTTGACACAGCATTAAAGATATCTACTGAACTAAAGACAAAAAAACATAGCATGCATTATTTTTTGAAGGAAATCTCAGAAGAGTTGTCTTTaaactgaaaatataacagCAAGGAAAAACAATCCTTAGCATCAGGGTGTAGAATGCAAAATCTTACTGACCAATGCGATGTAGGCCTACTTTTGAAgcttaagatttgaaattggaCAGACATCTGATATCAACTACGTGAACAACAGATTACTTCCTTAGCTTGTTTACTTTGTAGGATAGATATTTGAAAACAGGTGGACATCTAAAATTTTGATGTACTGTTTCACCTCTTAAGCAGTTTctcttttgtaattttcatctgtATTATCATATTTGCATTTGGAAGGGGTTAAAGGTGATTAAGGTAAATCCTACAAAATAAGATATCCAAGACTTTTTACATGATAATAGTTGGAGAAGAAGCTAAAGCCATTAGGAAGTGAACCAACAATGTATCCAGCTTACTACAGGACAATGACAATATAGAATTACTATCATCATCTATGGCAATAACAAAAGATCAAGAGGAAGATTCAAGGTAAGAGCTATAGCTCAAGTACTCACAACATCCCCACTCCATCTAGCAGCCACATCTAGGGCTTCTCCTAGCACACCACTGAATTTTGGCCGAAGCACAGATAATACACCATGACCTCTTCTTTTCTGAAGATTAAGCTGAATTTCTGCCTGAAAGTAAAAAACCAGCTACTGGCTGAGtaacaatttcaatttcaaattgcTACTGACAgagttaattaaaattttcaccTATAATAGCGTGGAAAGAAGATAAAACACACCACCATTGATAACTACCAGAATCtcagaacttaaaaaaaaaaaaaaatacacttaggttatttattatcatatttGCATTTGGAAGGGGTTAGAGATTATAAGTTCATAACCCTTATTAATGCTATATGATCTTGAATTTGGAATATTTTTGACTGGTAAACCCACCTCATTATGATCCAATGCACATTAAAGACGATAAAAGAACAGCAATTGacagagaataattttttttataagtcaaatAAAGCTTCAGacataaagaataaaaataaaatcaagagataaaGGGGACAACTTACTCTTTGAATTGTTCCCCGTAGTGACACCAACTCCAATTCATCAAGTGGCAGATTCCGTACCTGCAAACAGCTTACACAAagtcatgaaaaataaataactcataTTCTCATATTATTGTTGCTCTTATATACAAGCAAACCTAATAGCTTGGAAAagggaaataaattaaattgctatagaaataacaaaaagtaGAGGCACCTCCAAGTTAGCAGAATGAAGTGGTTGGAAATAAACATTGGCTCGTAGTTGTCCTTTTTGAAGGGAAAAAGACAGTAATTTTCCATTTTGGGAATTATTTTCACTACCACGCTGCAGTGGCCCTACAACCTCCACTGCAAGGCTTTCATCTGGCCTACCTGAGGCATCCAACTGCATTGCCAGATAGAGTTAAGATTTCAGTATGACTTAGTAAGCAGAGCAGCACAGAaacaaagaatttttttttttcaacgatGCGCGACACACTAACAAATTAGCATATATTTGTGACTGATAATACCTGTCCTCTCACTCTAGCAAATTGCATATAAACAAATTAACAGATGAGTCTACCTAGAACAAATTTCTTAGTGAATCGGTCATGTAGGCACAAAACAGTGGCATATAAGCAGTGTTTCTTCTGCCTTTTTCTCCACAAGGAGATAAAGCTTACCAATACAAAAAAGTAACATTTGCACATCAAGAAGAAAACTATATGGAAAGATGGTTGGATTCTGAAGATGCTCAAGTGTACATGATAATGGTGTGACAATAACAAACCAGTAGCACAAACATGATCAAAACAGTGCTACTAAGGGCTACTTGACATCCCACCATCTGTTAACACAGGCAGTGCCATGTCACCCGCAATAGAACATAACTATTTGATTCCTTGGGGCTGTTGATGTCCCTTGTGACATACCGCAAAACCCACAACTTTCGATGTTAAATAGCTATTAATTTCACACAGAAAGTCAAGAACCTCTTTCAGAAGATAAACTTGTTTATGATACATTACTGGTGTAAGTAACCCAAGGAATATAACATATTTCAACCAATAAAACTAATAGGTGAGGCTCAatttctgaaaagaaaaaacttgtgtaaaagtctctctctctgttttttttttacattaccTTGATACACCCGCGTGACATGCCCAACTGTCCCGCCAGCTGAGGTGCTAGAATCAGCTGATTCAGCTTGAGACCAGAAATTAAAATGTCACCAACAAGACTATCTGTTTTTCCATTATCTTGCATTTCCACAGGTTGCATATTTGTAATACTACTAGACTTGAAAACCTTTCCCTGAAACTTAATCTTTCCGGTTGCTTTCAAATGCATGGGTCTTGGACAGTCAAAATTATAAGAAGATAGTAAActaaaaaactcaaaaccacGCATGCGTAAATCTAACTCAACCCCATCAATACTAAATGGCATGACACTATTTGCATGAAACTCTTTTCTGTTGAGCCAGTATTCATCAAGATAGGATGTCTGAATATTCGTGAACAAGTCAAAAGCAACAGATGAAGAATCAACTTTGATGTAGTTATGTGAAATTATGATATGTCCTCGAGCATCACTGAAGGAACCTTCAGCCGTTGGAGCAACCCATTTAATGTCAAACCTCCtgcattaaaaaataacaatgaaCAAGCCAACCTGAAGTATTATCAACATCCATAAAATGTAAACATTAGGTAAGCTAAAATTTGGTCCCTCTATGTTTAAATTTGTCATTAATTTAATGActgcaatttcaattttaaaaacgTCAACCCTGAAGTTCAGCATCATCAATTTGGTTTTCTTGTCAATTCCCACTAGCACAAGGGAAACGAAAAACCAagatttgcttttcttttttttttttttttttttttttggggtgggggGGAGAAAGATATATATGCACTCTCTCGATCCTTCCCAATTTGAACTGGGTCAATGAAATAAATGACCAAATACATAGATTAAAGTGAAGAAATAGATGTAGTAATAGCACCTGTAAAAAATGACCCATTACTGCTTctctgtaattattttatttttctatttcaaaacTTGTCTGCTctatctcccccccccccccccccccccccccccccccccaatccgCTTGTCATCTTACCCCATATCTACTCCTCCCTTCCCTGTGCTCTCCTTTtgttctctttctcctttttctttgtaatttctCCACTGCATTGAAATCAGACTTGAAACACCAAACCTATcctttctcttaatttttccaTCTGCTATTCACTTCTCAAACCCACAAACAACCAAACACAGAAACCCCTCACACTTGCTGACAAACATGGTGGCACAGAAGGCAACAATGTGAACAATTGCAAAGATGGAGATCACCCACATATTGCCTCAGTGGCACCAAGAGCCATACTTGAAGAAGCATATCCTCTAGCCTTGGAGAGTTCAGGAAGATCTGCGAGTATAGGGTGGTGTTGGAGGTGGAGAGGGCATGATTTGGTTATGGGTCAAACTAGTCGGTGAGTGAAAGGGTGGAAGTTGGGCTTACGTGGGGAGAGAAAGCAAAAAGATGGGAATGAAAAACACATCTAAAGGCAGTAAATTAAGGGAAAATGACAAAAGAATCAGACTGACTGATTCCAAACTCTCCGGTTGGCATtgctaaatttgaaattattacaACCAACTCGACAAAAATCCCAAATTTAGAGGGACCGAGTTACAGTTTGGCTTAAAAACTAGTGCATAGAACTTATAGCCAACAGCacaggattttttttaaagaaaaatggcaTGGGAACAATTTaatcaacaaaaaattaaaagcctaAGAATCTTACGGCCTCAAAGGAGATCCAGACAATTTCGTTTCTCCATTTAAATCCCCGAATTTGAGTGGCATCAGATGAAGATACCCAGGTATATAACGGTGCATGATATTATCGAAAGACATATTTCCAGAGAAATTCACATCTATTGCTGCATCATCCACCTCACCCTGCAAAAACAGAGTATTctacataaaaaagaaataaacttgattaaaggaaaaaaaaaactcaagtgaATAATCACCACAGATTCCAAACAACAATTTCCCAATAACTAGTCAGGTGACTTGACTAAAGTTAAGACATGTTACTTTACACCCATGTCTAGTCGGACTATAGAGAAATGACTTCCATCCAAAATGGGTCTAAAAAGGGTGTAGAAGCCATATAAAACACAGTATGATCGCGTAACAACCCAAGGAAAACCCAAGCAATGTCTAGGtccatactccaaaaggactagtcaatgttaTAATTAAAGCCACTTGAAATTATTATGAAGGGCATGAATTTCTCCTtgccaagtaatgtgggatcccacTCAACCCCTTATAATCAATTCGAGGCAGTACAATTTCCCCTTGTAATCCTGATGTCCTCATCAGGCTATTCCATCATAGGTGGTGGCTCAAGTCACACACTTCTAGTTGGGATTGACTTTGTACCATTTGTACGACTCAAGGAAGGCTAAAGTCATCTAGACCCATACTCCAATAGAACTAATCAGTATCATAATTGGAGCcacttaaaatcattataaaggatGAACTCCTTCCCAAGCTACTTGGAGTCCCTTCGCCACCTTTCTTATAATCAATCCGGGACATTACAGATCGGGTCACGATAAAGCCCTAGAGAAGATCCTCTTTTGAAACCCattaaagggaaaaaatgaGTTGCCTTGCCAACCAAATATGACAATCAGAAGTAAtggcaaataaataaaatcaatccaTGGATACAGAAAGCGGCGGACTGAGGAGAAACAGTTAAGTCTCTACTCCTCATCAATTGGTGAAACTGACTGCAAATCCATGCATTTGTTAATTCATAAACAAGCACAATAGGCTATTTCTTGATAAGAAATATCCTATTGTACTTTTTGAACAAATACATGGATTTTTAAAAGATCTATTATCAGACTTGTTAATAGACAAGTTACTGCTGATTACTAtattaccgatcaaaaaaattgACAAGTATTTGTACTTGTTAATTAATAAATGCATGAATTAACAAGTAGGCTATTTCATAAGCAGTCAGATACCTCTGGGCAAATCCATGCATTCCCTGCCCCTCGAATTTCACCTCCATCCATGAGGCTAGCTCTAATTCCATACAAGTCAGCAACCTATCATATGTGAAGAAATTTACAGGATCTATTATCATACTTGCATAGAAAAGAAGTTACCCCTTTTTTGTAAATTTGCTTACCATCCCTGACATTACTTACACAATTATCAGTGTTAAAAGTGAAATTGGCcgataaatatgaaaatggaaCACGGTCAAAAGCTGCCACTGCACCAGCTTCTTTGCTTTTCAACATTACTTCATAGGCAGAGGATGCAGGAAAATCAGACACTGAATGAGATATCTTCCTAGAAACCATTCCACTTCCCACAAATATAGGAGCATCCAGTGGGCCTTGACAGTTGAATACAGCAGTTACCGAACCGGCCAACTGCAGCACATACAGAAAGAAATGGAGATGAAAACAAAGTTGACTGGTTAGGATGAACTAGTATGCCTGTATTCCTTGCAAGataaaaagacaacaaaaacaaaaaacgcaAATCACTTAAGTTTGATTAAGAGAAAGATAAACTAGAGCATATACCATGGATATATAGTACATACACCCTATATTTAAGCATCGGCACTTTTAGATATTAGACCAAATGGAAAATGAAATCACATTTACCAGGAACAATAAAGGCTTCATCTTGAAAGTTTTCATCAGGGCATTTACTTCAACACATGGAACCTGAACATAAAAGTACACAGATTATTAGTTGGATACCATATTCATTAGAAAATGACAGAAAAATGAGCTATTTTAAGCTCAAGCAATGCCTTGATTTGGGAATATGATTCTGTTCAAATCGGCGAGTTCATGGATATGGGCCCTTGACCTAGAGATCCACCATATATCCACTGCTAGACATAAGAATGCATGCACACAAGCAAAAAGTAAACTTATGTGGACCTTCTTATGTTTTTCCACACTCCAATTCCATAAGGACCGCTCGCTTCATTAGAACACCCTCTACCCCATGTACTAACATACTTAACTTCCACCACCAATCACCATAAGTGCCATAGACATTTGCCCAACAAAGCATGATTGAATGCCAGCAAAGTTCTAACTCCCAACCCTCTTGAATAAACCGGAGTACAAATCTTGGGCCAGCTAACTAAATGAAACTTGCATTTCTCACCAACTCCAACCCATTAGAAATCCCTCTGAAAATACTCTATACGGTTGGCCACACCAACAGGAACAGGGAATAGAGGCATAGCAAGTGGGCAAATTAAATAATGTCGTTTCCACCGTACAAATCGACATTCTAAGAATCAAAGTCCTAACAACCTTATTTTTTGTGTTATATAACATAGTAATTATCCTTTTGAGATTGGGGCAGATGGCCAAGTGTGCTAAGAATATTTCTAGTAGAACGTCTTTCAAAATCCCTGGAGAGGTAATTGAACAAACATCGAATAAAATAATACCTGAGGGATCACAAGCAGCTGCATATTTATTCCATAAGGACCTAACCATTATCTTATCTTTACATCAAACAAACCGGTAGatataaatacttattttcAGAAGAGATCAgacaaaactaataataaaaccAGAACCATGAGCAAGAATTGTAAAGTTCAAGTTACAGCAGCATGTATTGACCACCGAAAAGCCATAACAAGTTTCATGTCAACACAAATTTGCAGCATCTAATTATTCACCTGATAAAATTACTTCACATATATGGAAACTGATTATTTATTAACtgaagtattaatatatatgccaGAGCCTAAAGCAACATTAGATGTGAACAATGAACCAATGAATTTTTCTGGCATGAGTTGAATTTTAGACTAGGTGTTTAGGATGTTGACCTCTAGGCGTTTGAAGGTGGAATCGAAGACCTTCATTTTTTCAAAGGAGGGAGGAAATTATTTTCGAATTTCCGAGAGGAGCAGAAGGATGGTTAAGTTTGTTTCTCTTAGAGTGCCGGTGTTGTCATGGGTGACAAAGGTGTTGGAGGATTGGTCGGCACACCCTTGGCGTGATGGGTTTTTCAGAAAGTTGCAGGAGGGTAATGGAGTTGTGATTATTCAGCGTCATGCTATTTCGAGGGGTATTTTTTGTCATTGGTTGAGTATGGGAATGGGAGCAAAAGGGGCTCTTTGTTTATTCCTTAAGGTTTACATGGTAGAGGTTGGGAAGAATTCGTGTTTTTCATGCGTTCGATGGCTGGTTCTGAAGTCTTTgttcaagaagaagaaaacaaagtcCAATACGCTTAGGCTATCGATGTTCAAGAACGGCATGGGAAGGGGCCAAGCGGCATGTCGTTAGCGGGAAGGGTCTTCCTCCCAAACGGTGCATCATTTACGTCGGTCTTGAAGAAACCGGTATGTCCTCCGGCAGGTAATAGTTTTAATGGTACGGAGGGTGATGGTCGGAGGAAGGGGAAGGTGATTGGTGGTGAAGTTCAGAATGAACGGCAGTTCTCTTCACATGCTGACAAATGGCATCATAAGGAGGCTTGTGGGGTTGGCGGTTCGCATTCTGTGTGTATCCCGTCAGTGGGGGAAGTCGAAGGGATGTTGTGGGCAGCTAGAGCTAAGCTGTCGTGTGTTCTGGAAAAGATAATTGACTTGATGAATAAAATTGATTCAGGCTTGGGCTTGGTTATGGGCTTATAGCGTTTTGAAGGGCCCTAGTCACTTAAGTTCCTCCTCTAAAGCATATGGGCCCCAGACTGCAGCTGGTTGGGGCGATGGGCCGTGTTTGAAAGACAATGTTGGAGGCGGGCTTGAAGCATGTTTCTCTATCATGGTGGGTCAAAGCCCACTTTGGGTCCTCTCCCTTGGACTCGATCGCAAATACAACTCAAATGTCGTTAGCAATTGCTCAGGGgacccccccctcccccaccgGTGACCCTCTTCCTTTTCCAACGCTAATGGTCAATGCTCATCCTGGTCCCTCTTCCTTGGGCACGAACGCACATTTGACTCGGACGTCGCCGGTTGTTGCTCATGGGATCCTCCGTCGTCACAGAACTTGTCACCGAAAGCCAGTGACTCTCTTCCTATGCCAACGCTGAAGGTCAATGCTCATCTTGGTGCCTCCTCCTCGAGCACGAACATGTATTAGTCTCAAACATCGCCAGCGATTGCTCAAGGGACCTCTCTGTCGTCACATAATTTGTCTTCGGTGTCCCTCTTCCTATGTCAGAGCCAATGGTTAAAGCTCATCCTGGTGCCTCTTCCTCGGGCACAAACGTGAATAGGTCTCAGTCGTCGCCAGTGGTTGCCCAGGGAACCTCTCCATCGTCACAGAACATGTTGCCAGTCGTCGGCGACCCCCTAGCTCCTTCGCAAGCGTCGATCTCTGTTTTGCATGGCCTCTCATCTCACCCAGATTGTAACCAACTGCACACCTATGTCTCTGGTGTTGTCATGGATGACGATTCTGAGAGGGTGTCTACTCAGATTATCGATGAGGAGGATTTTTCCTTTGTGTACAAATGAGGACGCAGATTTGGTGATTTTGGATGTTGAGTCTAATGATGAGCATGATTTGTAGTTGGTGTGCAGGGGGTCTGGTGTGGAAGATATGGGGGATGAGTCTAGTCCCATCTACTCTCTGCCACCGGCTCACCCTTGGGCTGGTTTACATTCTGATTGGGTTTTACAGAAGGTGGATGAAATCCATGACTGTGTAGGGATTTCTTGTgaggattttgaaaaaaatttaaaactcttCTCATTGCTATTAAGGCGAGACAGCCTCTTTTGGCTAGAtccttttcaaaaaagaaagagagcttACGAGATTGTCATGCACTATCAATTATGATGTAAGAGAAGGTAGTGCAAACAATGGTAGGCAAAAAGACAGGGCAATTAACAGTGATTTATGAAGCCGAATATCCTTTCTTGGAATGTATGGGGGTTGAACCCCCCGTGCAAACGTCTTCGAGTAAGAAATCTGATTCGGGAAAGTAGACATCATTTGTTTGCAGGAACCAAATTGAAGTTCATTGATAGAAACATTATCAGAAGTTTGTGGGGATGTTCATATGTTGGATGGGTCTAGCTAGCCTCTTAGGGGGCTTCGGGGGGTATTATTTTGATGTGGGACAAGAGAGTTTAACTCTGGTGGATGAGTATGTTGGAGAATTTCTTGTGGCTTGCTCTTTCTTGAATGTAAATGATGGTTTCAAGTGGGCTTTCGCTCGTGTGTATGGGCCCAATGTTGATAAGGACAGGATATTCCTTTGGGATGAGATTACTGGCTTGTGCAATTGGTGGGAGGGCCCGTGGTGTATTGGAGGAGATTTTAACATCACTCGATTTCCGAGTGAAAGGTCGGGGGATTCCAACATTGGCCCAGCCATGGTTGATTTTTCTGATTTAATCTTTGATGTGGGCTTGGTTGATTTACCTTTGGCAGGGGGTGATTTCACTTGGTCGAATGGAAGGGCATGGTCTAGGCTGGAAAGATTTCTTGTTTCTCCCTCTTGGGAGGTGCATTTTCCTGAATTATGTAAAAAACGCTTGCCTAGATTATGCTCTGATCATTTTTCCATCCTTCTtgattgtgggggtattcatAAGGGGCagagatattttaaattcgaGAACATGTGGCTCAAAGTTGATGGTTTTTTAGATAAGGTGAGAGCATGGTGGTCCTCTTATCAGTTGTCGGGTACACCCAGCTTTGTCTTAACTGGAAAACTCAAAGCTTTGAAGAATGACTTGAATAAATGGAAAGAGGAGGTGCTTGGGAACATTGGGGATCAAATAAAGTCTCTTTTCGAGGAGTTGCAAGCATTTGTTGAAAAAGAGGCTGTAGGGGTTCTCTCGATTGATGAGAAGGTAAGTAAACTCAGTATTGCTTctaatctgaaaaaaaaaaaaaaaaattactcttatggaggagatttcatggCGACAAAAGTCTagggctttttttcttttttttataagtaatctagggctctttggttgaaggaatGAGACAAGTGCACCAAATTCTTTCATAGATACTAattctcaaaaaagaaataatgcaaTTGAGGTGCTCCACTCGGATGTTAGTGTTCTTACAGGtcattcaactattttttttttataagtaaacggtaGTATAAATAAGAATAGGCCAAGCCCAGGTATACAAGGTGGAATACAAGAGAAAGGACCTATCTAGttgctaaaaaagaaagaagaaaatcatgtacagttaggccattaaaatctacagcacTAGCCCACAGAAGTAAGGAGcggtaaaataaaattctaagatCCTCGATTGTCCGCTCCTTATCATCAAATGTCCGCTCATTACGCTCccgccatatgcaccacataatacaaataggaaccatcttccacacagctttgATTTGTAGAGCACCACCCGGCATTACCCAACAAGCCAATAACTCTACCACTGTAGCAGGCATGACCCAAGTCAACCCTATTCGAATGAACACATCGCTCCACAGTGCTCTAGCTGTCTCACAGTGTAGCATaagatgatccactgtctcgccagctttcttgcacatacaacaccaatctagaATAATAACCCGGTGCTTCCGCAGATTGTCAGTGGTCAAAATCTTACCCAAAGCCgctgtccaagtgaaaaatagTGCTTTTGGAGGTGCCTTATTCCTCCACAAACCTTTCCAAGGAAAATGCGTGTTTGGAAGCTTAGTAAGGGACTTATAGAAGGAGCGAACTGAAAAAACACCCTTACCTGCCGGATTCCACCACAGCTTATCTTCTCTCAAACCAAACATCCTCGTAGAGTACACTCGACTGAAAAAGGCCTCAACACTGTTAAGTTCCCAGTCATGTATTGCTCTACTAAAGATGACATTTCAATGGAGTTGATCCCCTGAACGAACCATGAGATCTGCCACAGAAGCCTCTTGATCACATGCCACACGAAAAACGGAAGGGAATGCATCTGCTAGAGCCTCctccccacaccaaatgtctctccaaaattttatataagtgccctcccccaccaaaaatttaGTATGACGAGAAAACACCCCCCAACCACGTCGTATGTGCTTCCAAACCCCCACCCCATAGGACCCATTCCCCTCTCTAGTACACCACTCCCCTCCCATCTtaccatatttgcaatcaaccaCTAATTTCCATAAAGCTTCTGGTTCCACAttgtatctccaaagccatttcccaagcaatgcctgattaaaagttctcaaattcttTATCCCCAATCCACTTGAAGGAATTGATCTGCATACCTTATCCCAACTGACTA includes:
- the LOC121237256 gene encoding protein TIC236, chloroplastic-like isoform X1; the protein is MCQVPCVEVNALMKTFKMKPLLFLLAGSVTAVFNCQGPLDAPIFVGSGMVSRKISHSVSDFPASSAYEVMLKSKEAGAVAAFDRVPFSYLSANFTFNTDNCVADLYGIRASLMDGGEIRGAGNAWICPEGEVDDAAIDVNFSGNMSFDNIMHRYIPGYLHLMPLKFGDLNGETKLSGSPLRPRFDIKWVAPTAEGSFSDARGHIIISHNYIKVDSSSVAFDLFTNIQTSYLDEYWLNRKEFHANSVMPFSIDGVELDLRMRGFEFFSLLSSYNFDCPRPMHLKATGKIKFQGKVFKSSSITNMQPVEMQDNGKTDSLVGDILISGLKLNQLILAPQLAGQLGMSRGCIKLDASGRPDESLAVEVVGPLQRGSENNSQNGKLLSFSLQKGQLRANVYFQPLHSANLEVRNLPLDELELVSLRGTIQRAEIQLNLQKRRGHGVLSVLRPKFSGVLGEALDVAARWSGDVITVEKLFWN
- the LOC121237256 gene encoding protein TIC236, chloroplastic-like isoform X2 produces the protein MCQVPCVEVNALMKTFKMKPLLFLLAGSVTAVFNCQGPLDAPIFVGSGMVSRKISHSVSDFPASSAYEVMLKSKEAGAVAAFDRVPFSYLSANFTFNTDNCVADLYGIRASLMDGGEIRGAGNAWICPEGEVDDAAIDVNFSGNMSFDNIMHRYIPGYLHLMPLKFGDLNGETKLSGSPLRPRFDIKWVAPTAEGSFSDARGHIIISHNYIKVDSSSVAFDLFTNIQTSYLDEYWLNRKEFHANSVMPFSIDGVELDLRMRGFEFFSLLSSYNFDCPRPMHLKATGKIKFQGKVFKSSSITNMQPVEMQDNGKTDSLVGDILISGLKLNQLILAPQLAGQLGMSRGCIKLDASGRPDESLAVEVVGPLQRGSENNSQNGKLLSFSLQKGQLRANVYFQPLHSANLEVRNLPLDELELVSLRGTIQRAEIQLNLQKRRGHGVLSVLRPKFSGVLGEALDVAARWSGDVYE